The following are encoded together in the Gemmatimonadaceae bacterium genome:
- a CDS encoding VOC family protein: MRQSIGLVALVVREYDEALAFYVGVLGFSVVEDRPVPEQKKRWVVVAPPGAAESRLLLARGVGPEQTSRIGNQTGGRVFLFLRTDDFWRDYNAYIAKGVVFVRSPREEEYGTVAVFQDLYGNLWDLVQMKS; encoded by the coding sequence ATGCGGCAATCGATCGGGCTGGTCGCTCTGGTCGTTCGCGAGTACGACGAGGCACTCGCCTTCTATGTAGGAGTGCTCGGCTTTTCGGTCGTCGAAGACCGGCCCGTGCCCGAGCAGAAAAAACGTTGGGTGGTCGTGGCTCCGCCGGGCGCCGCGGAATCGCGCCTGCTGCTCGCGCGCGGCGTCGGTCCGGAACAGACGTCGCGCATCGGCAACCAGACGGGCGGCCGCGTGTTTCTCTTCCTGCGCACGGATGATTTCTGGCGCGACTACAACGCGTACATCGCGAAGGGCGTCGTGTTCGTGAGGTCACCGAGGGAGGAAGAGTACGGGACGGTCGCCGTCTTCCAGGATCTCTATGGAAACTTGTGGGACTTGGTGCAGATGAAGAGTTGA
- a CDS encoding response regulator transcription factor: protein MPDSAHHHSILIIEDNSRLVAMLDRALREQGYHVRSARDGDAGLESALENAADLIILDVGLPRRNGFDVVKELRRHGIRTPMLMLTARREVADRVTGLEAGADDYLIKPFDVDELVARVRALLRRAATPERAPILRVGDVVLDPVARTAERGTRPLALTQREFELLECFMRHPSQPLGRNAIARYVWHETVEGGDSNIVDVYVAYLRKKLDADGEEPMLHTLRGVGYMLRAPATHG, encoded by the coding sequence ATGCCGGACTCGGCTCACCACCACTCCATTCTGATCATCGAGGACAACTCGCGACTGGTCGCCATGCTCGACCGCGCCCTTCGCGAGCAGGGGTACCACGTCCGCTCGGCCCGAGACGGCGACGCCGGACTCGAAAGCGCGCTCGAGAACGCCGCGGATCTGATCATCCTCGACGTCGGACTGCCGCGACGAAACGGCTTTGACGTCGTGAAGGAGCTGCGCCGTCACGGCATTCGCACACCGATGCTCATGCTCACCGCCCGGCGCGAAGTCGCCGACCGCGTCACCGGCCTCGAGGCGGGAGCCGACGACTATCTCATCAAACCGTTCGACGTGGACGAGCTGGTCGCCCGCGTGCGCGCGCTCTTGCGGCGCGCCGCCACGCCGGAGCGTGCGCCCATCCTGCGCGTCGGCGACGTGGTTCTCGATCCCGTCGCGCGGACGGCCGAACGCGGTACGCGGCCGCTCGCCCTGACGCAGCGCGAGTTCGAGCTGCTCGAGTGCTTCATGCGGCACCCCAGCCAGCCGCTGGGCCGCAACGCGATCGCGCGCTACGTCTGGCACGAGACCGTGGAGGGCGGGGACAGCAACATCGTCGACGTGTACGTCGCGTACCTGCGCAAGAAGCTCGACGCCGACGGCGAAGAACCGATGCTGCACACGCTGCGCGGCGTCGGCTACATGCTCCGCGCTCCGGCGACCCACGGATGA